The Xyrauchen texanus isolate HMW12.3.18 chromosome 38, RBS_HiC_50CHRs, whole genome shotgun sequence genome window below encodes:
- the LOC127631505 gene encoding mRNA decay activator protein ZFP36L1-like → MPSYALKHFIDLDDILCKHLLNLDLREPAETSAHVAVGNGKPDSPCTLSSTGSGLSLDSMDSGSMNPSYWGPQKVSSQSKWCKMPFWSERSVSMVEENTGSLGWLSAEPNNFQHPSVQSGTGSLSGSTSSISSTSSRYKTELCRTFAERGVCKYGGKCQFAHGAEELRDLNRHPKYKTEPCRTFHSIGFCPYGIRCHFVHNTEEDLADARPQTSNPTVQRPPLLKQSFSFSGFPTTLQSLETPLSTSSFFCAPSASTPTPTAISDLLSLAFPDIDPSILLDQAREFHPQFLPSPDSGYSHSGLTPTLSPTQLIPSQAEGCLRQSPTGGASLGLRSLSHTSLSDHEGGSCSSSSSMSGFECSNGLEASGRRLPIFSQLSVPDDGIYSEGSNSGTSFFL, encoded by the exons ATGCCGTCCTACGCCCTGAAACATTTTATTGACCTGGATGATATCCTGTGCAAG CATCTTTTAAACCTTGATCTCCGAGAGCCAGCCGAGACCTCTGCACATGTAGCTGTTGGAAATGGAAAGCCTGACAGTCCCTGCACACTTTCCTCCACTGGTTCAGGACTTTCTCTAGACAGCATGGATAGTGGCTCCATGAACCCAAGCTACTGGGGGCCCCAGAAAGTATCATCTCAGTCAAAGTGGTGCAAGATGCCCTTCTGGTCAGAGCGCTCCGTTAGCatggtggaggaaaacactggAAGTTTGGGCTGGTTGTCTGCAGAACCCAATAATTTTCAGCATCCTTCAGTCCAGTCCGGTACCGGGTCTCTTTCCGGCTCTACATCTTCCATTTCATCCACCTCATCTCGCTACAAAACAGAGTTATGCCGCACATTTGCCGAAAGAGGGGTGTGCAAATATGGTGGTAAGTGTCAGTTTGCCCATGGGGCCGAAGAGCTGCGAGATCTTAACCGCCATCCCAAATACAAGACTGAACCTTGCCGCACTTTCCACTCCATTGGCTTCTGCCCCTACGGCATCCGCTGCCACTTTGTGCACAACACTGAAGAAGATCTTGCAGATGCCCGACCCCAGACCTCCAATCCAACTGTCCAGCGACCTCCGCTCCTCAAACAGAGCTTCAGCTTCTCTGGGTTTCCTACAACTCTACAGTCTCTAGAAACCCCTCTTTCTACTTCCTCGTTCTTCTGTGCTCCCTCTGCATCAACTCCAACCCCCACTGCCATTTCTGACCTTCTCTCCCTGGCCTTCCCAGACATTGATCCAAGCATTCTTCTGGACCAGGCCCGGGAGTTCCATCCACAGTTTTTGCCCTCACCAGACTCTGGGTACTCTCACTCCGGATTGACTCCCACTTTGTCACCCACCCAGCTCATTCCCTCCCAGGCTGAGGGCTGCCTGAGGCAGAGCCCCACTGGTGGGGCATCTCTAGGCCTCAGGAGTCTATCCCACACCTCCCTCTCAGACCATGAGGGTGGCAGCTGCAGCTCATCCAGTAGTATGAGTGGTTTTGAATGTTCCAATGGACTTGAAGCCAGTGGGCGAAGACTCCCCATCTTCAGCCAGCTTTCAGTACCTGATGATGGCATCTACAGTGAGGGCAGCAACTCTGGCACAAGCTTCTTCCTGTAG